aagttgagggatcctTGCTCCAATTAGaataaagttgagggatcatttctctagttggattaaagttgagggaccaatggtaataaatttttagttgagggaccaaagctgcacattttgatgagttgatggatcaataataatgaatttttagttgagagatcattcttccaattgagttaaagttaaagaaccattgctacaatttactttgaaaaatagaagttttatttgtttttagaatAAGATTTTCTCACTTTTTTTTCCATGTGCAccgctttatttatttttgtctcttatttctTCTTTAATTAGTTGAACTCAACgtccaaaataaacaaaaatagatGAAAGGAGTGTGTATGATCATTTGAGAGACAATAAATAAATGAGAAAAAATGTGAACAACTTTTTCCTAATATGAGACTTTTTCCCAGATATcttttccttcaaggagaaGGTAAAgatagggttagggtttaccCTGATGCTTTCATAGTCGatcatgttaattttttgtttttatttcaagttttttttcttcttataaaTTAGTTTTGATAAGAATTTTGTAGTGCTTCTAATAAACGTGGTTAGATATTGttttaaagaataaattttATGAGGAAAAGTGTTTTACTTGTTCTGAGCCAACCAATTTATGCTTCAACAATTTCTCTTTTATTTAGAGAATTCATATATTAAGTGGTTCTATCCGGTAGTCCGGCATGCCAAATAAGCCCCATGTTTACAAATCGGAGACCGATTATACGCTTGGTATACCtaaatttttattatatataatatagcaCAATGAATTTGACACTTGTCTTATAATAACCATTTAATTTAGCACTGTAAACTGACTATGTTAAAGGTATTTTCTGCGCTCACAAATACAGCACATGAGGCTAAAAGAGTGGTGTTAGTTAGAACCACTAGCCTTTTTATATTATAACATGTAAATCATATAAGAAAGCCAGGAACCGAATAATACACAACGCTAATATGATATACATGATTCTATACTATTTACAAAGGCAGTGAAGAAAACTTTCAAATTAAATCCATTAAATCCAAACATCATTGCCCACGTCATGAACGGTAGAATAAGATGGGTTGCATCCATAGTCTGAAACATCGATAATATCGACAAAATATCGAAGATATTTCGATTTTTTCGAATCACGGATATTTCGGAACATATCGTACAAATATCGACAATATCGACGATAATATCGGAAAATATCGATGTCGATAATTTCGCTCACACTTcagcaatattttgtcaaaatatcggaACAAAGAGGATttgaacccctcccattttactcctCCAACACCGTAACACCATAGATCACTTATGTTTTAgtgataatatgctaaaatatttatatttatatgagtgacatgttaacaattacatgcaaaactattttgggaatttatcatttgatgaatactcttcacaataaacttactctacatatagagatgatgaagatagtgaaaattttgaacctcatatgaactttatgtggtactaaatcactcatgtatcttaacatgtaatgtataaagtgtaaaatattatagtaaatcattatatataaatgattatggtgtgtttaatctttttttcattaattactacatattttctacactcacagtgtttgtcagctcgctgtataatcaacttaaatcagttaaatccatcgtGTAATgcatttctttctaatttttttttataaacaaatagataattgattaaataaacattatccaaagtttcaataaaaatttccaagtttttcttacaatttccgtggtttttattcaatttttatcgatatcgataatatcccgatattttcatcgaaatttccatgtttttgaactaccgatatttccgatatcatcgatattttataccatggTTGCATCACACATACGAAACCTACGCAATGATGACTCTGTAAAGTGAACGAGTGCATAAGCTACTAACATTAgcgcatacatatatattcttcaAACTAAATGTGCCGCAAAAAAGGGTCACGGGACAACCAGAATTGTACATATTTTAAGGTACACCGTCACATTGATTCACATTATGGAACAAGCATGAGGATTGTCATCACTGAACACAGCAGTGTCCTGCTCATTAAACATGGTGAAATAAGGAGGGGGTTGATAGTAGCCAGTGTCCTGATTAGTGGAGCCATGTTCATAGTAGTTGTAGGAATATGATGAGGAGGAGGATTTAGGTACTGAAATGTAGGTAGTGATGGGCAGATGGTGGGTGGTAATCTGACGGTTATGATGATGCTTATGATGATGATTCAGATCAAGCGGCTGATGTTGTTGATAGTAGTCAAGGCCAAAGTTGTGGTACTCAGGGTTGTAAGGGTAAGGCCAAAGCTCAGCTCTCTTTCCAGTCTTCCTCACTGCCCTCAGAACTTTCTCTTGATCAGCCCATCCCGTTACAGTTACCTTTTGCATGTTGAAGTCCACATCTACAGCATCTACTCCTggtacatatataaaataatgtcAGAATCACAATAGTAATCAaaattaatattgttaattattttatttataattaaccaTACTGGCAGTCTGGCTATCTGGGACCTTAACTATGGGAAAAAAGCCCTGGTCTTGGTCTTTTGTAATTAGTtttagttaattttaaacaacaactGCAGTACTCGGTTTATAATCGAGCTACAGTTAGATAATTAAACTTCCGATGTGAAACATTTCATCAGATCCTTACAATCTAGATATTTATTAGAAAAAGTTTCAATCAAAAGGGATATTTAGAAcgcaaaaaaaaagtaaaaggaTCAATAACTTGCACCATACCCTTCAGCTTTTTTAGAGAACTCCTAATCTTATTCTCGCAGCCAGCACAATCCATGGTCACTATCATCTCTACTATCTGCACAAAATCAATAGATAACTTTAAAAATTACAGTTCATGCACGGACACAAGACCAGAGTGAAACACATATATGTTGCTTTGGCTAATTAAAATGCGCGATCGATCGGTGGAGAAGATTGCATATGTTGAAGCATTcacttgaaaaaaaatacatgGCATGCATATTAGCATTCCCTATAATATGTGGATGCTGTTAACTATATGTGAAACTTCAAAAACAGgcacatgcacacacacacacacattctaATAGGGCAACAGAGGGATGAGAGTGAACGTTTTGCGTTCTGCATCGTTAAACTCCAAGGAGCTAAGATCACCTAGGCTTCTATTttactaaagaaaaaaaaaggctataGCTACATATGTCACCATGCATGATAATAACTTAGACGTGCAAACAGAAATGAAAGAGTGAGGGTAAGGCTAAGCTATGTGGTTTTCTCACCGTCATGTTAGAATATTGAGATATATAGATCTgtgaacctctctctctctctcgaactcTTTTGGAATGAGAAACTAAACTGCAATTGCACTCAATATATATAGCAAAAGATTGCAGAGAAGTCATATAGATATTTGATGAGTTCTTCAACGCTGCCATGGCAAGATAAGTGAGAATATTTTTAAAAAGTGAGTAGTCCCCACAaccatcttttcttttttatcctTCGTTTTCTTAATCTTGTTGCTTTGATTGATAGTGCACAGCAAATGCACAGAAGTTGAATTGCAGCCTGGCTCGTCTGCTGATCTTTGTAATTTCTATATTAATCTCTTAATTATCTATTATTTATCAAGGACTCAAACGTGTAGTTAAGTGTGGAAACGAAGTAACAAcagttttattaaattttcattGCAATTATTGAGCCTTTTGGTCGTCTGAATAGTTGTCAACGACATTTACCGTCGTCATCAGCACTGAAATGTTCTTGAACTATCGTCATCATCCGTATATATAGTCGTTGTATGCATGGATATACCATAATAGATCACCTTCTGTATAACTTATGTGCAAGTTGGTCTACTAGTTAAGGTTCATCCAACTGTATCGGAGGTATATGCGAATGAACACCCAAGCTACATGGAATATAAATATGTGTGACTGTCAGCCATCGATGCATATGCATTTCACAAAATATAACAATCACCAATGTCACACATTGGAGTATTATGCTAGCATAATTCTGACAACTGTTGATTACATCTATCAGATATTCCATTTTTGTTTTTCCACGGTACTTTACGACAATACATTAGCACATAAAGTCATTAAAACAATATATTCGCGTCATGTAAATGATTCTCCAATGCAGAAAGTGTAAACATCACTTTCTAACTACCAAAAGAAAAGAACTGAAATCATATCATATCATATCACAATTGGCGTACTCGGATTCGAAAAGGAAAAAGGGGGATGGAATTGATTTGGTCTCCCGATTCATACATCAAGGTTTCTTCTCCCAGAAAAGATGCAGGGAGATATTAATATAGTTGGCCTAGTTGCTTCCTGCAGGACCATAGGTGATTCCAAATTCATGTGCACCGTGATCTCTATATGATTCGGGGACTTTCAAGTAGACGACTTTTGTATTTAATTGGTGAAGATAATAACGTCCTACATGTGAAAGTTACACAATGATACATAGGTTGCAAGCAAGTTTTGAACAAGAAAGAGAGATTATTTAAGGTCTTGTTTGGAGTTTAGTATTGGTTTGCATATATAACTCACTACATTTGATGAATGACGATTGGAGAAATATACGTCAACTTGTACTATTGAATAGGATGTTGAGTTTTTATTCATGTATGCGTTATGAGTTCGAAACTCCCACATTCTTTAAAttatggggtgtgctatccacacacctctttttacttctcacacaccccttgttaatttatgtccgttgatatttttcaattcatccgatccgatggCTGAAAACTAAAAAGGTGTGGAAGACGTAAAAATGGATGtatgaatatcacacccctaaattattttaatagttttgaactttctctctccctttaataataataaaaattaaataaaaaagttgtaTATTGTCTAATTGAacatattagatgaattagtCTAAATAAAACTTATCCCTTCCCAGTCCAACCCTTATCTGTAGCTAATCGATCTTCTACCTTCATTTTAATGCAACCAAACAACATTCATCTCTTCATGCAACATTAATTAAATCTACGAGTTATCCAAGTCAAGTCTAGCATAAACATCAAATGATGTCGAAGTCTCTAAATGTTATGCCGTATTGGTGGCATGTATAATTTTATTGgctaaataaaaatatatacctTCACTTGTTCTGCGCGATTCTTTTCAAATCATGTTAGCTTTGCATTAGGATTCATCTCAAAGATTATGTTCTAATTGATCACTAGAGAATATGTACCCTTACGCCATGTTTGCTCTTCACTGCAATTTCTCTAACGATTGGGTTGGAGAACCTTtcgcttttctttttttggtccAAAACCTCTTGCTTTTCTAAGTTGTATTGCTTGAGCATAATAATTCTTTTCGTTTCAATAATATTACATAACTTTTCTGAAAGTCTCTAAATTTTAAATATCATGAAGTGAATTTTTATTTCTCTAGTAGGAGACCACAATCAGAAGCCATATCAAAATAGTGAAATGATGAAATGGAGGCACCTACTGAACCTTAGTAGTCCATGCATTACTGCCCGGCAGAAAATGCCTCGACCGGGAAAGTCTTAGTGATACCGGCAAGGCTCTTGAAGTTGATTTTTCCCGCAGGCTGATCAACGTTTATTTCACTAACCGGAGGCCACAGCATGAGCTCCTTAGCCTTCACTCCCTTGAGCTTCTTAATCTTCTGCTTCTCAATATAGCCCTTGATTTCGGTGTCATAACTCACAAGCTTACTAATCAACTTGAAGTTGTGTTCGACCTTCTTCTTCTGGACGATCCACATGTAGCCGGTGGCTCTCACAAAGCCAACTTCGATCACATCAGCAAGAGGCAAAA
This genomic interval from Malus domestica chromosome 05, GDT2T_hap1 contains the following:
- the LOC103434869 gene encoding heavy metal-associated isoprenylated plant protein 28-like, yielding MTSLQSFAIYIECNCSLVSHSKRVRERERGSQIYISQYSNMTIVEMIVTMDCAGCENKIRSSLKKLKGVDAVDVDFNMQKVTVTGWADQEKVLRAVRKTGKRAELWPYPYNPEYHNFGLDYYQQHQPLDLNHHHKHHHNRQITTHHLPITTYISVPKSSSSSYSYNYYEHGSTNQDTGYYQPPPYFTMFNEQDTAVFSDDNPHACSIM
- the LOC103435100 gene encoding uncharacterized protein At5g01610-like, producing the protein MAEKEGGIVKKGHEEGLALATALLQEFGLPLGLLPLADVIEVGFVRATGYMWIVQKKKVEHNFKLISKLVSYDTEIKGYIEKQKIKKLKGVKAKELMLWPPVSEINVDQPAGKINFKSLAGITKTFPVEAFSAGQ